The Novosphingobium terrae genome segment TCGCATTGTCTCTTCCTTCTTAACCCAACAACCTGCCCAACAGAATCAGCGCCATCGCCCCCAACACCGAGGCGAGACAGCCCACCTGCCGGCTGGAGCCCTGACGACGCGCCACCAGCTCGGCCAGCAATGAACCGCCGATGCCCAGCAGGATCGTGGCGATCAGGCCCAGATGCACCGCGCCGGGGTAGAGCCAGCGGGCCAACAGGCCGATAAAAAAGCCGGAAAACAGGGCGCCGATGATGCGGAGCATGGGGTGCGTGTCCTTATGGCGTCAGGTGTTTGATTCCATGAGGGATGATTCTAGGCGCAAGACCGGGATGACACCAGAGATTGTGGTGGCGCGAAGCACCAGCCACCAAACCTGCCCGGCTGAGTCGGGTAAAGCAGGCGGATGGGGTTCGTATCGACTCGATCTGCGCTGTGGAGAGAAAAATTTTTAGTACGCAATTTTGACTCTTGCGCGACAGCGCGGTGGCAGATTTCCGGCGCGTCGCGGCACTGCAAAAAGCTGTGCGGAAAGGGAGGGAAGGGCTTGGTATGTTTTTGCCCTCTTGCGCCCTGAATCGGACCGCGCCACAAGCTCTAGTGTCTGAATGTGCTTCGGCGCCTCAACACCTAGTAATCGACCGTAAGGCGCCGATGCCTCGATTCTGGCTGCAATCCACCGGGTTTCCCGGCTTTTGTGGCTATCTTGAGGCGCGCATGGCGGACGGAACGGGGTGAAGGCGGGGGCTTTCAGTCATAGCCCGGCTCATAGAGGAGCCGGCTCAGGATTTTTTGAAGCGGGACACCGCTGGCTGCGTGGATTCGAAGGGGCGATTGTAGAGTGACGTTCGGCGGACAGGATCAAGAGGCAGCTGCGGCTGCCGACGAACGGCTGGCCGACGCGCCCGCCCCCACCGGTACCAAGGCCGGCAACAAGAAAAAGGAGGCGGGCGCACGCCCGGCACTGCCCATGAACGACAAGGTTGATTTCGCTACGGCTGAACTGGTGGACAATTCGCTGGATTCCACGCTGCTGGCGGGCATGCTGGCCGGTGCGGCGACTGCCGCTGCTGCCGCGCCCAAGGCCGCTCCGGCGTTTGACAAGAACGATTCCAAGATGGTGCATCCGCGCCGCTTCACGATCCGCACCGATGCGCAGCGCGATGCGCTGCTGACCGATTTCGGCAAGGAAACGCTGGACGACCGCTATCTGCTGCCCGGCGAGACCTATCAGGATCTCTTCGCCCGCGTCGCCGATGCCTATGCCGACGATCAGGACCACGCCCAGCGTCTGTATGACTACATCAGCCGCCTGTGGTTCATGCCCGCCACGCCCGTTCTGTCGAACGGCGGCACGGGGCGCGGCCTGCCGATCAGCTGCTACCTCAACACCGTCGAGGACAGCCTTGAGGGCATCGTCAACACCTGGAACGAGAACGTCTGGCTCGCCTCGCGCGGCGGCGGCATCGGCACCTATTGGGGCAAGGTGCGCGGCATCGGCGAGACCGTGGGCCTGAACGGCAAGACCAGCGGCATCATCCCCTTCGTGCGTGTGATGGATTCGCTGACTCTGGCGATTTCGCAGGGTTCGCTGCGTCGCGGTTCGGCGGCCTGCTATCTTGACGTGTCGCACCCGGAGATCGAGGAGTTCCTCGAAATCCGCAAGACCTCGGGCGATTTCAACCGCAAGGCGCTCAACCTGCACCACGGCGTGCTGCTGACCGACGACTTCATGCAGGCCGTGCGCGATGGCGCCGATTTCGACCTGAAGTCGCCCAAGGACGGCAGCGTGCGTGGCAAGGTCAATGCCCGCAGCCTGTTCCAGAAGCTGGTCGAGGTCCGTCTGGCCACTGGCGAGCCCTATCTGGTCTTCTCCGACACCGTGAACCGCATGATGCCCAAGCATCACCGCGATCTGGGTCTGAAGGTCTACACCTCGAACCTGTGCAGCGAGATTACCCTGCCCACCGGTCGCGACCATCTGGGGAACGATCGCACCGCCGTGTGCTGCCTCTCCTCGCTGAACCTGGAAACCTGGGACGAGTGGAACGGCGACAAGGTCTTCATCGAGGACGTGATGCGCTTCCTCGATAATGTCCTGCAGGACTACATCGATCGTGCGCCCGATGAGATGGCCCGCGCCAAATATTCCGCCGCGCGTGAGCGTTCGGTCGGCATGGGCGTGATGGGGTATCACTCCTTCCTGCAGAAGAAGGGCATCGCCTTTGAGAGCGCCATGGCCAAGGCCTGGAACCTCAAGATGTTCAAGCATGTCTCGGCCAAGGCCGACGAGGCGAGCATCCTGCTGGCGCAAGAACGCGGCGCATGCCCTGACGCCGCCGATATGGGCGTGATGCAGCGCTTCAGCTGCAAGATGGCCATCGCGCCCACCGCCTCGATCAGCATCATCTGCGGCGGCACCAGCGCCTGCATCGAGCCGATCCCGGCCAACATCTACACCCACAAGACGCTTTCGGGCAGCTTTGTGGTGAAGAACCCCTATCTGCAGAAGCTGCTGGCTTCCAAGAGCAAGGATTCCACCAATGTGTGGAACTCGATCCTGGAGCATGGCGGTTCGGTGCAGCAGCTGGACTTCCTGACGGCGGACGAAAAGGCCGTCTACAAGACCAGCTTCGAGATCGATCAGCGCTGGCTGCTGGAATTCGCCGCTGACCGCACGCCCTTCATCGATCAGGCCCAGTCGCTGAACCTCTACATCCCTTCGGATGTCGACAAGTGGGATCTGATGATGCTGCACTATCAGGCGTGGGAGAAGGGCATCAAGTCGCTCTATTATCTGCGTTCCAAGTCGATCCAGCGCGCCGGTTTCGCGGGCGGTGTGGAGGCGGACAACACTTCCGCCGCGCCGCGCATCGAGCTGGAAGCCCAGGGTGAGACGGATTACGAGGAATGTCTCGCCTGTCAGTAAGGCAAGGAAGAGAATGCGAGGGGGTTACCCCCTCGCGCTCCCGGAACGTCTCCCGACACTGAAGGCGGGCATGAGGCTGCCCTTAGCGCCAACGTCCCGCCGGAAGACAATATGGGGTGCAGGGGGGTAACCCCCCTGCGAAAAACCCTTCTAACTTTTTCATTTTCAGGACTCACGCCATGTCCCTTCTCGAAGCCCGCAAGACCTACAAGCCCTTCGAATATCCCTGGGCCTTCGACATGTGGAAGCGCCAGCAGCAGGTCCACTGGCTGCCCGAAGAGGTGCCGCTGGGCGAGGACTGCCGCGACTGGGCGCAGAAGATCTCCGAGCATGAGCGCAACCTGCTGACGCAGATCTTCCGCTTCTTCACGCAGGCCGACGTGGAAGTGCAGGACTGCTATCACGAGAAGTATGCCCGCGTCTTCAAGCCCACCGAGGTGAAGATGATGCTGACCTCGTTCAGCAACATGGAAACCATCCATATCGCGGCCTATTCGCACCTGCTCGACACGATCGGCATGCCGGAATCCGAATATGGCGCCTTCCTCGAATATGCCGAGCTGAAGGACAAGCATGACTACATGCACAGCTTCGGCGTGGACAGTGACGAGGATATCGCCCGCACGCTGGCGATGTTCGGCGGCTTCACCGAGGGTGTGCAGCTGTTTGCCAGCTTCGCCATGCTGATGAACTTCCCGCGCTTCAACAAGATGAAGGGCATGGGGCAGA includes the following:
- a CDS encoding GlsB/YeaQ/YmgE family stress response membrane protein, with the protein product MLRIIGALFSGFFIGLLARWLYPGAVHLGLIATILLGIGGSLLAELVARRQGSSRQVGCLASVLGAMALILLGRLLG
- a CDS encoding ribonucleoside-diphosphate reductase subunit alpha; translation: MNDKVDFATAELVDNSLDSTLLAGMLAGAATAAAAAPKAAPAFDKNDSKMVHPRRFTIRTDAQRDALLTDFGKETLDDRYLLPGETYQDLFARVADAYADDQDHAQRLYDYISRLWFMPATPVLSNGGTGRGLPISCYLNTVEDSLEGIVNTWNENVWLASRGGGIGTYWGKVRGIGETVGLNGKTSGIIPFVRVMDSLTLAISQGSLRRGSAACYLDVSHPEIEEFLEIRKTSGDFNRKALNLHHGVLLTDDFMQAVRDGADFDLKSPKDGSVRGKVNARSLFQKLVEVRLATGEPYLVFSDTVNRMMPKHHRDLGLKVYTSNLCSEITLPTGRDHLGNDRTAVCCLSSLNLETWDEWNGDKVFIEDVMRFLDNVLQDYIDRAPDEMARAKYSAARERSVGMGVMGYHSFLQKKGIAFESAMAKAWNLKMFKHVSAKADEASILLAQERGACPDAADMGVMQRFSCKMAIAPTASISIICGGTSACIEPIPANIYTHKTLSGSFVVKNPYLQKLLASKSKDSTNVWNSILEHGGSVQQLDFLTADEKAVYKTSFEIDQRWLLEFAADRTPFIDQAQSLNLYIPSDVDKWDLMMLHYQAWEKGIKSLYYLRSKSIQRAGFAGGVEADNTSAAPRIELEAQGETDYEECLACQ
- a CDS encoding ribonucleotide-diphosphate reductase subunit beta, which produces MSLLEARKTYKPFEYPWAFDMWKRQQQVHWLPEEVPLGEDCRDWAQKISEHERNLLTQIFRFFTQADVEVQDCYHEKYARVFKPTEVKMMLTSFSNMETIHIAAYSHLLDTIGMPESEYGAFLEYAELKDKHDYMHSFGVDSDEDIARTLAMFGGFTEGVQLFASFAMLMNFPRFNKMKGMGQIVSWSVRDESLHCEGIIKLFHTFVKERGCLTKAVKEDIIDCCQKTVRLEDNFIDLAFELGPVPGMTAKDIKRYIRFIADWRLSQLGLPAIYMIEDHPLPWLQPLLNGVEHANFFEQRATEYSKGATKGDWNTVWSSFDARRKARGSENAANGEEFLEDTTEDMFAKAGIAAE